One genomic region from Lycorma delicatula isolate Av1 chromosome 1, ASM4794821v1, whole genome shotgun sequence encodes:
- the LOC142317663 gene encoding uncharacterized protein LOC142317663, protein MEQTTSLHEPNLTYYLPHHPVIKEASSSTRLRVVFDASSKTSTNNSLNDVLMIGPTIERDIVTILLSFRIPINVFTADIKQMYRQILIAEDERDLQRILWRNDPAEAINIYRLKTMTYGTASAPYHAIRTLVQLANEGKQSFPKGAS, encoded by the coding sequence ATGGAACAAACAACCAGCCTTCATGAACCGAACCTTACATACTATTTGCCGCATCATCCGGTAATTAAAGAGGCATCTTCCAGTACACGGCTTCGCGTAGTTTTTGACGCATCGTCTAAAACATCTACCAACAACTCTCTGAATGATGTACTCATGATTGGACCTACAATTGAACGAGACATTGTCACAATTCTATTATCCTTTCGTATTCCTATTAACGTCTTCACAGCAGATATAAAGCAAATGTATCGACAGATATTAATTGCTGAAGATGAACGCGATCTCCAGCGTATTTTGTGGAGGAATGATCCTGCTgaggcaattaatatttatagactTAAAACTATGACATATGGCACTGCATCTGCTCCATACCACGCAATACGAACATTAGTTCAACTCGCAAACGAAGGAAAACAATCCTTTCCGAAGGGTGCTAGCTGA
- the LOC142317664 gene encoding uncharacterized protein LOC142317664: MIPEQIQVKWTNYRNSLQILNHLSVDRRVASGNTNQQYELHGFSDASERAYGACFYLRTIQEDITVKLLCSKSRVAPLKSISLPRLELCGALLLAKLIQKIRNALDINIASITLWTDSTIVLHWLNSPPQTWQTYVRNRTSQIQDLTQNCTWMHIRIRQI, from the coding sequence ATGATTCCTGAGCAAATTCAAGTTAAATGGACAAACTACAGAAActctttacaaattttgaatcATTTATCCGTAGATAGACGAGTTGCAAGCGGTAATACGAATCAACAGTATGAACTGCATGGATTTTCAGATGCTTCTGAAAGAGCCTATGGAGCATGTTTCTATCTTAGAACCATTCAAGAAGACATCACCGTTAAGCTGTTATGTTCTAAATCTCGTGTAGCGCCGTTAAAATCTATATCTTTACCTAGACTAGAGTTATGTGGAGCTTTACTATTAGctaaactaatacaaaaaatacgtaaTGCATTAGATATTAATATTGCGAGCATCACTCTTTGGACCGATTCCACAATTGTTTTGCATTGGCTAAATTCGCCTCCTCAAACTTGGCAAACTTATGTAAGAAATAGAACATCACAAATTCAAGATTTGACTCAGAATTGTACATGGATGCATATTCGTATCCGGCAGATCTAA
- the LOC142317665 gene encoding uncharacterized protein LOC142317665, producing MGDLPSYRVQPAYPFENCGIDFCGPFLYRRIMQRRSTPSKAYVALFICMSTKVKHLEFVPDLSSKKFIDALERMIARRSYDKHIYSDNGTNFIGANNLLCELKRMLVSEDHRHQTHFVLKTWHFIPPRSPHFGSLWEAGIKTIKYHLKQVLGTNILSYDEFETLLIKIEACVNTRPLTSLSNDPNDLSPLTPAHFLTGGNPLSSTPYLIYL from the coding sequence ATGGGCGATCTGCCTTCTTATAGAGTGCAACCTGCATACCCATTTGAAAATTGTGGAATAGATTTCTGCGGCCCATTTCTTTACCGTCGAATTATGCAAAGAAGATCTACTCCAAGCAAGGCTTATGTGGCGTTGTTTATTTGTATGTCTACAAAGGTTAAACATTTAGAATTTGTTCCGGATTTGAGTTCTAAGAAATTTATTGACGCTCTTGAAAGAATGATAGCAAGACGGAGTTACgataaacatatttattctgACAACGGCACAAATTTTATTGGTGCTAATAATTTACTCTGTGAATTAAAACGAATGCTAGTTTCTGAAGATCATCGTCATCAAACGCATTTTGTGCTGAAAACGTGGCATTTTATTCCTCCTCGTTCTCCCCATTTTGGCAGCCTTTGGGAAGCcggaataaaaactattaaatatcacTTAAAGCAAGTACTGGGAACGAATATTCTATCGTACGATGaatttgaaactttattaattaagattGAGGCTTGCGTCAATACTCGGCCACTTACTAGTCTGTCTAATGATCCGAATGACCTAAGTCCCTTAACTCCTGCTCATTTCCTTACTGGTGGTAATCCTTTGTCCTCAACTCCTTACCTGATTTATCTGTAG